Proteins from one Aureimonas sp. SA4125 genomic window:
- a CDS encoding BolA family transcriptional regulator, whose protein sequence is MPMNAHDIQKMIKDSIPDAEVTIRDLAGDGDHYAAEVVAESFRGKSRVQQHQMVYQALQGNMGGVLHALALQTSAPK, encoded by the coding sequence ATGCCCATGAACGCCCATGACATCCAAAAGATGATCAAGGACAGCATTCCGGATGCCGAGGTCACGATCCGGGACCTAGCCGGCGATGGCGACCACTATGCCGCCGAAGTCGTCGCCGAGAGCTTTCGTGGCAAGTCGCGGGTGCAGCAGCACCAAATGGTCTACCAGGCACTGCAGGGAAACATGGGCGGCGTGCTCCACGCTCTGGCCCTTCAAACCAGCGCACCGAAGTAG
- a CDS encoding DUF1476 domain-containing protein, which yields MSMMDREKDFEARYAHDQELRFRIEARRNRLLGLWAAEKLGKSGEDATLYAKEVVASDFEKAGEEDVFEKVRRDFDAASVAQSDHQIRRTMAELLLEAEKQVRTE from the coding sequence ATGTCGATGATGGACCGCGAAAAGGATTTCGAGGCTCGCTACGCCCACGATCAGGAGCTGCGGTTCCGAATCGAGGCCCGCCGCAACAGGCTTCTAGGTCTCTGGGCAGCAGAAAAGCTCGGCAAGTCCGGCGAGGACGCAACGCTCTACGCCAAGGAAGTCGTCGCCTCCGATTTCGAGAAGGCCGGGGAAGAGGACGTGTTCGAGAAGGTTCGTCGCGACTTCGATGCGGCCAGCGTCGCCCAGTCTGACCACCAGATCCGCCGGACCATGGCAGAGCTCCTGCTGGAGGCCGAAAAGCAGGTCCGCACGGAGTAG
- the purS gene encoding phosphoribosylformylglycinamidine synthase subunit PurS — translation MIKARIVVTLKNGVLDPQGKAIEGALGTLGYSGVGSVRQGKVFDVEVDAADQATAEAQLKDMCAKLLANTVIENYTVEIA, via the coding sequence GTGATCAAGGCCCGCATCGTCGTCACCCTCAAGAACGGCGTCCTCGACCCGCAAGGCAAGGCGATCGAGGGCGCGCTCGGCACTCTCGGCTATTCCGGCGTCGGATCCGTCCGCCAGGGCAAGGTCTTCGACGTCGAGGTCGACGCCGCGGACCAGGCCACCGCCGAGGCTCAGCTCAAGGACATGTGCGCCAAACTGTTGGCCAATACGGTGATCGAGAACTATACTGTGGAGATCGCGTAA
- a CDS encoding multidrug effflux MFS transporter translates to MSDASSRSATHGLPYWELVTMVAFLMALNAAAIDVFIPALQEIGATLGIADENTRQLVITAYVIGFGAAQIVYGTLSDRFGRRPVLFVGLAIYVVASFAAIFSPTFGVVLAFRALQGVGAAATRVIAVSIVRDCFGGARMASVMSLVMMVFMTVPVLAPNLGQIIMSFGSWQEIFIVTGVCGAAALTWSALRLPETLDPKDRRPLTVKRTAEAFGIVLTNRRAFGYTLATALIFGVLFSFINQAEQIYTKIYDIGPAFTLYFSMVAVFMAAASFTNSRLVERLGMRRLSHGALVAFTVLSVLQLVISTALGGVMPFWLFLGMMTLTFCMFGFIGTNFNALALDPLGHVAGTASSVLGFMQTLGGGLLGALVGAFYDGTLLPLYAGFTVLSLGSLACVFYAEGGRLFDRPREKHEHTAEACVQTR, encoded by the coding sequence ATGTCAGACGCGTCCAGTCGGAGCGCAACGCACGGACTTCCCTATTGGGAACTCGTCACCATGGTGGCATTTCTCATGGCGCTCAACGCCGCCGCCATCGACGTATTCATCCCGGCCCTGCAGGAAATCGGCGCGACCCTCGGGATCGCCGACGAGAACACCCGCCAGCTCGTCATCACGGCCTATGTCATCGGCTTCGGTGCCGCGCAGATCGTCTACGGCACTCTCTCGGACCGTTTTGGCCGCCGCCCGGTGCTGTTTGTCGGCCTCGCAATCTACGTCGTCGCCTCCTTCGCCGCGATCTTCTCGCCGACCTTTGGCGTCGTTCTCGCCTTCCGGGCGCTGCAGGGTGTCGGCGCGGCGGCGACGCGCGTCATCGCCGTGTCGATCGTGCGCGACTGCTTTGGCGGGGCGCGGATGGCGAGCGTCATGTCGCTGGTGATGATGGTTTTCATGACCGTTCCCGTCCTGGCGCCCAATCTCGGCCAGATCATCATGTCCTTCGGCAGCTGGCAGGAAATCTTCATCGTCACCGGCGTCTGCGGCGCGGCGGCCCTGACGTGGAGCGCCTTGCGCCTGCCCGAAACCCTGGATCCGAAAGACCGCCGCCCCCTCACCGTCAAGCGGACCGCGGAGGCTTTTGGCATCGTCCTCACCAATCGCCGCGCCTTCGGCTATACCCTGGCGACGGCGCTGATCTTCGGGGTCCTGTTTTCCTTCATCAACCAGGCCGAGCAGATCTACACCAAGATCTACGACATCGGTCCGGCCTTCACCCTGTATTTCTCGATGGTCGCGGTCTTCATGGCGGCGGCGTCCTTCACCAATTCGAGGTTGGTCGAGCGTCTCGGCATGCGGCGCCTGTCGCATGGGGCCCTCGTCGCCTTCACGGTCCTCAGCGTTCTGCAGCTCGTGATCTCGACGGCGCTCGGCGGGGTCATGCCGTTCTGGCTGTTCCTCGGGATGATGACGCTGACTTTCTGCATGTTCGGCTTCATCGGCACGAACTTCAACGCACTGGCGCTGGATCCGCTGGGACACGTCGCCGGCACGGCGTCGTCGGTCCTCGGCTTCATGCAGACGCTGGGCGGTGGCCTTCTCGGCGCGCTCGTCGGCGCGTTCTACGACGGCACGCTGCTGCCGCTCTACGCCGGCTTCACGGTCCTGTCGCTCGGCTCGCTCGCCTGCGTGTTCTATGCCGAAGGCGGCCGGCTCTTCGATCGCCCGCGCGAGAAGCACGAGCATACGGCCGAGGCCTGCGTGCAGACCCGCTGA
- a CDS encoding inositol monophosphatase family protein: protein MTQTFDIDRLGAILRAAALAEIMPRFRRLGAGDIRQKSSAIDLVTEADEAAERFIMAECATAFPGATFVGEESVAADPRLIAKVGTDDLVIVVDPIDGTANFAAGAPVFAVMAAVVAGGETIAGLIYDPMGDDFVQAVKGGGAQLKQADGTNTDLHVAPPVPLGEMVGVGSHSSIPEAQKREFMARLSAVKVLGNYRCAGQEYRLAATGNLHFNLYQNLMPWDHLAGALILTEAGGFVRRLDGSPYLPSHVDGGLLCASDEASWRSLHGAVYPALG, encoded by the coding sequence ATGACCCAGACCTTCGACATCGACCGCCTCGGCGCCATCTTGCGCGCCGCTGCTCTTGCCGAGATCATGCCGCGGTTCCGGAGGCTCGGCGCCGGCGACATCCGGCAGAAAAGCTCGGCCATTGATCTCGTCACGGAGGCCGACGAAGCGGCCGAGCGCTTCATCATGGCCGAATGCGCCACGGCATTTCCGGGGGCGACCTTTGTCGGCGAGGAATCGGTCGCGGCCGATCCGCGCCTCATCGCCAAGGTCGGAACGGACGACCTCGTCATCGTCGTCGATCCGATCGACGGCACGGCGAATTTTGCCGCGGGGGCACCGGTCTTCGCGGTGATGGCGGCAGTGGTCGCAGGGGGTGAGACGATTGCCGGGCTGATCTACGACCCCATGGGCGACGATTTCGTCCAGGCGGTGAAGGGCGGCGGCGCCCAGCTCAAGCAGGCGGACGGCACGAATACTGACCTGCATGTCGCGCCGCCTGTGCCACTCGGCGAGATGGTCGGCGTCGGCTCGCACTCGTCGATCCCCGAAGCGCAGAAGCGGGAGTTCATGGCGCGGCTGTCGGCGGTGAAGGTGCTCGGCAACTACCGCTGTGCCGGCCAGGAATACCGCCTCGCGGCAACCGGCAACCTGCACTTCAATCTCTACCAGAACCTGATGCCCTGGGATCATCTCGCCGGCGCGCTGATCCTGACCGAGGCGGGCGGATTTGTCCGCCGCCTCGACGGTTCACCCTACCTGCCGTCACATGTCGATGGCGGACTTCTCTGCGCCAGCGACGAAGCGAGCTGGCGGTCCTTGCATGGCGCGGTCTATCCCGCGCTCGGCTGA
- the purC gene encoding phosphoribosylaminoimidazolesuccinocarboxamide synthase has translation MTRRRRIYEGKGKILYEGPEPGTLVQFFKDDATAFNKKKHEIVDGKGVLNNRISEYIFTHLNKMGIPTHFIKRLNMREQLIKEVEIIPLEVVVRNIAAGSLAKRLGIEEGTVLPRSIIEFYYKADALDDPMVSEEHITAFGWASPQEIDDIMALAIRVNDFLSGLFLGVGIQLVDFKIETGRLYEGDMMRIIVADEISPDSCRLWDVQTQEKMDKDRFRRDMGGLVEAYQEVARRLGIMNENEPPRPSGPVLVK, from the coding sequence ATGACACGTCGCCGCCGTATCTACGAAGGCAAGGGCAAGATCCTTTACGAGGGTCCTGAGCCGGGAACGCTGGTCCAGTTCTTCAAGGACGACGCAACCGCCTTCAACAAGAAAAAGCACGAGATCGTCGACGGCAAGGGCGTCCTGAACAACCGGATCTCCGAATACATTTTCACCCATCTGAACAAGATGGGCATCCCGACGCACTTCATTAAGCGGCTCAACATGCGCGAGCAGCTGATCAAGGAGGTCGAGATCATTCCGCTCGAGGTCGTGGTGCGCAACATCGCGGCCGGCTCGCTGGCCAAGCGCCTCGGCATCGAGGAAGGCACCGTCCTGCCGCGCTCGATCATCGAGTTCTACTACAAGGCCGACGCGCTCGACGACCCGATGGTCTCGGAAGAGCACATCACCGCCTTCGGCTGGGCAAGCCCGCAGGAAATCGACGACATCATGGCGCTCGCCATCCGCGTCAACGACTTCCTCTCCGGCCTCTTCCTCGGTGTCGGCATCCAGCTCGTCGACTTCAAGATCGAGACCGGACGCCTGTACGAGGGCGACATGATGCGCATCATCGTGGCCGACGAGATCTCGCCCGACTCCTGCCGTCTCTGGGACGTCCAGACGCAGGAGAAGATGGACAAGGACCGTTTTCGCCGCGACATGGGCGGCCTCGTCGAGGCCTATCAGGAAGTCGCCCGGCGTCTCGGCATCATGAACGAGAACGAGCCGCCCCGCCCCTCCGGGCCGGTGCTGGTAAAGTAA
- a CDS encoding aldolase/citrate lyase family protein, with protein sequence MALPGLRQRLADGKFVLSAWSSLTDPHIHEALLRAPFDALTFDQQHGLHDLRSIEAGIARAVLLGKPAMVRLPIEDRAGAARVLDLGASGVIMPMIEGVADARAFVAAVKYAPLGARSFGPTRAVELHGYAGPSAYTAEANAETLAFAMIETATAMQNLEAILAIDGLDGVFVGPSDLSIALSDTNAWDPQGDVAEAAIRKIASLAAAADKFAGIYAATAEDARRYRGYGYGYACVASDIGIFKAAATALAESAKA encoded by the coding sequence ATGGCTCTTCCCGGACTGCGGCAACGTCTGGCCGACGGCAAGTTTGTGCTGTCTGCCTGGTCGAGCCTGACGGATCCCCACATTCACGAAGCCCTGCTGCGGGCGCCGTTCGACGCTTTGACCTTCGACCAGCAGCATGGCCTGCACGACCTGCGCTCGATCGAGGCCGGCATTGCGCGGGCGGTGCTTCTCGGCAAGCCGGCGATGGTGCGGTTGCCGATCGAGGACCGCGCCGGCGCCGCGCGGGTGCTGGATCTCGGTGCCTCCGGCGTCATCATGCCGATGATCGAGGGCGTCGCAGATGCCAGGGCGTTCGTCGCCGCGGTCAAGTATGCCCCGCTCGGCGCGCGTTCCTTCGGGCCGACCCGGGCGGTTGAACTGCATGGCTATGCCGGACCTTCGGCCTATACCGCGGAGGCCAATGCCGAGACGCTCGCCTTCGCGATGATCGAGACCGCCACCGCAATGCAGAACCTCGAGGCGATCCTGGCGATCGACGGACTCGATGGCGTTTTCGTCGGCCCCTCGGATCTCTCCATCGCGCTGTCGGACACCAATGCCTGGGACCCGCAGGGCGATGTTGCCGAGGCCGCCATCCGGAAGATCGCCTCGCTCGCGGCGGCGGCGGACAAATTTGCCGGGATCTATGCCGCGACCGCCGAGGACGCCCGGCGCTACCGCGGTTACGGCTACGGCTATGCCTGCGTCGCCTCCGACATCGGGATCTTCAAGGCGGCGGCGACGGCGCTTGCCGAAAGCGCAAAGGCCTGA
- the purQ gene encoding phosphoribosylformylglycinamidine synthase subunit PurQ produces MKTAVVLLPGLNRDRDMIAALTSISGTPPLTVWQTDTEIPDVDLIVVPGGFSFGDYLRCGAIAARSPVMRAVAEKAARGVSVLGVCNGFQILCEAGLLPGALMRNTTLRFVCREVKLEVVNASTRFTTAYAQGQIIRCPVAHHDGNYFADEDTIERLHGENRVVFRYAEGTNPNGATRDIAGIVNEAGNVLGLMPHPENLVEPEHGGTDGRGLFESALGLVGRVAA; encoded by the coding sequence ATGAAAACCGCCGTCGTTCTTCTCCCCGGCCTCAACCGCGACCGCGACATGATCGCCGCGCTGACGTCCATCTCCGGCACGCCGCCGCTGACGGTCTGGCAGACCGACACCGAGATCCCCGACGTCGACCTCATCGTCGTGCCCGGCGGCTTTTCCTTCGGCGACTATCTGCGCTGCGGCGCCATCGCCGCGCGTTCGCCGGTGATGCGGGCCGTTGCCGAGAAGGCAGCCCGGGGCGTGTCGGTGCTCGGCGTCTGCAACGGCTTCCAGATCCTGTGCGAGGCCGGTCTCCTGCCCGGCGCGCTGATGCGCAACACGACGCTGCGCTTTGTCTGCCGCGAGGTGAAGCTCGAAGTGGTGAATGCTTCCACACGCTTCACCACCGCCTATGCCCAAGGCCAGATCATCCGCTGCCCGGTCGCCCATCACGACGGCAACTATTTTGCCGACGAAGATACGATCGAGCGTCTGCATGGCGAGAACCGCGTCGTCTTCCGTTATGCCGAGGGCACCAATCCGAACGGCGCCACGCGCGACATCGCCGGCATCGTCAACGAAGCCGGGAACGTGCTCGGCCTGATGCCGCACCCGGAGAACCTCGTCGAGCCCGAGCATGGCGGCACCGATGGCCGCGGTCTGTTCGAAAGTGCCCTCGGCCTTGTCGGACGTGTGGCGGCATGA
- the purL gene encoding phosphoribosylformylglycinamidine synthase subunit PurL, with amino-acid sequence MTEITITPEIVAAHGLKPDEYQRILDLIGRVPLITELGIFSAMWNEHCSYKSSKRWLKTLPTKGVRVLQGPGENAGVVDIGDGDCVVFKMESHNHPSFIEPYQGAATGVGGILRDVFTMGARPIAAMNALRFGAPDHPKTRHLVAGVVAGVGGYGNSFGVPTVGGEVNFHPRYNGNCLVNAFAAGLAKSDAIFLSEAKGVGLPVVYLGAKTGRDGVGGATMASAEFDENIEEKRPTVQVGDPFTEKCLLEACLELMQTGAVIAIQDMGAAGLTCSAVEMGAKGGLGIELDLDKVPVRETHMSAYEMMLSESQERMLMVLEPSRQTVAEAIFVKWGLDFAVVGKTTDDLRFRVLFQGHEVANLPIRELGDEAPEYDRPWIEPKPAKLVHADDVAEPADLGASLLTILGSPDIASRRWVFEQYDTLIQGNSLQRPGGDAGVVRVDGHPTKALAFTSDVTPRYCEADPFQGGMQAVAECWRNLTAVGAEPIAATDNLNFGNPEKPEIMGQLVKAIEGIGAACTALAFPIVSGNVSLYNETHGQGILPTPTIGGVGLIEDRGKTARVGDMVDGDVLFVVGRDGSHLGATIYLREITGSEDGAPPPVDLAEEKRNGDFVRGLIRSGRVVACHDLSDGGLAVALAEMCIASGRGAAVDAGDGLGHALLFGEDQARYVVALKAAAADALATEATAAGVTLRRLGAVGGDRLEIERRLSVPVMDLTVAHESWFPAYMAGEVVQPAAAA; translated from the coding sequence ATGACCGAGATCACCATCACGCCCGAGATCGTCGCCGCCCACGGGCTGAAGCCGGACGAGTACCAGCGCATCCTCGACCTGATCGGCCGCGTGCCGCTCATCACCGAGCTCGGCATCTTCTCGGCGATGTGGAACGAGCACTGCTCCTACAAGTCGTCGAAGCGCTGGCTGAAGACGCTGCCGACCAAGGGCGTGCGTGTCCTCCAGGGTCCGGGCGAGAATGCCGGGGTCGTCGATATCGGCGATGGAGACTGCGTCGTCTTCAAGATGGAGAGCCACAACCATCCCTCCTTCATCGAGCCCTACCAGGGCGCGGCGACGGGCGTCGGCGGCATCCTGCGCGACGTCTTCACCATGGGCGCCCGGCCGATCGCGGCGATGAACGCCCTGCGCTTCGGCGCGCCGGATCATCCCAAGACCCGCCATCTCGTCGCCGGCGTCGTTGCCGGCGTCGGCGGCTACGGCAATTCCTTCGGCGTTCCGACCGTCGGCGGCGAGGTCAATTTCCACCCGCGCTACAACGGCAATTGCCTCGTCAACGCCTTTGCGGCGGGCCTCGCCAAGTCCGACGCGATCTTCCTGTCGGAAGCCAAGGGCGTCGGCCTGCCCGTCGTCTATCTCGGCGCCAAGACCGGGCGCGACGGCGTCGGCGGGGCGACCATGGCCTCGGCCGAGTTCGACGAGAACATCGAGGAGAAGCGCCCGACCGTGCAGGTCGGCGACCCCTTCACCGAGAAATGCCTGCTGGAGGCCTGCCTCGAACTCATGCAGACCGGCGCCGTCATCGCCATCCAGGACATGGGCGCCGCCGGCCTCACCTGCTCGGCCGTCGAGATGGGCGCCAAGGGCGGCCTCGGCATCGAGCTCGACCTCGACAAGGTGCCCGTGCGCGAGACCCATATGAGCGCCTACGAGATGATGCTGTCGGAAAGCCAGGAGCGCATGCTGATGGTGCTGGAGCCCTCGCGCCAGACCGTCGCCGAAGCCATCTTCGTCAAATGGGGCCTCGATTTTGCCGTCGTCGGCAAGACCACCGACGACCTGCGCTTCCGCGTGCTGTTCCAGGGTCACGAGGTTGCGAACCTGCCGATCCGCGAACTCGGCGACGAGGCGCCCGAATACGACCGGCCGTGGATCGAGCCCAAGCCCGCCAAGCTCGTCCACGCGGATGACGTCGCCGAGCCCGCCGATCTCGGCGCCAGCTTGCTGACGATCCTCGGCTCGCCCGACATCGCCTCCCGCCGCTGGGTCTTCGAGCAGTATGACACGCTGATCCAGGGCAATTCGCTGCAGCGCCCCGGCGGCGATGCCGGCGTCGTGCGCGTCGACGGCCATCCCACCAAGGCGCTGGCCTTCACCAGCGACGTGACGCCGCGCTACTGCGAGGCGGATCCGTTCCAGGGAGGAATGCAGGCCGTCGCAGAATGCTGGCGCAATCTCACCGCCGTCGGCGCCGAGCCGATCGCGGCGACCGATAACCTCAATTTCGGCAATCCTGAAAAGCCTGAGATCATGGGCCAGTTGGTCAAGGCGATCGAGGGCATCGGCGCCGCCTGCACCGCGCTCGCCTTCCCCATCGTTTCCGGCAACGTCTCGCTCTACAACGAGACGCACGGCCAGGGCATCCTGCCGACGCCCACCATCGGCGGCGTCGGCCTGATCGAAGACCGCGGGAAGACCGCCCGCGTCGGCGACATGGTCGACGGCGACGTGCTCTTTGTCGTCGGGCGCGACGGAAGCCATCTGGGCGCGACGATCTACCTGCGCGAGATCACCGGCAGCGAAGATGGCGCACCGCCGCCGGTCGATCTTGCCGAGGAGAAGCGCAACGGCGACTTTGTCCGCGGCCTCATCCGCTCGGGGCGGGTTGTCGCCTGCCACGATCTCTCCGATGGCGGCCTCGCCGTCGCGCTCGCCGAGATGTGCATCGCTTCGGGCCGGGGCGCAGCCGTCGATGCCGGAGACGGTCTTGGGCATGCGCTGCTGTTCGGCGAGGACCAGGCGCGCTACGTCGTCGCCCTCAAGGCCGCGGCAGCCGACGCCCTTGCCACCGAGGCGACCGCCGCCGGCGTCACGTTGCGGCGGCTCGGCGCCGTCGGTGGTGACCGTCTCGAGATCGAGAGACGTCTGTCTGTGCCGGTGATGGACCTCACCGTGGCGCATGAAAGCTGGTTCCCGGCCTACATGGCGGGCGAAGTCGTCCAGCCGGCCGCCGCCGCCTGA
- a CDS encoding alpha/beta hydrolase, translated as MRITEADILVIPGYRGSEPTHWQSRWEGRMSTARRVHQREWTKPVREDWVRAIADAVNESDKPVVLVAHSLGVAAAVQAVPLFEKPVAGAFFVAPPDVANPLLRPKHLMTFGPYPREPLPFPSVVVASRNDPFSSFEAAEDAAGAWGSLFIDAGESGHLNHESGHGPWPEGLLTFGKFISGLKLPE; from the coding sequence ATGCGCATCACCGAAGCCGACATCCTCGTCATCCCGGGCTACCGCGGGTCAGAGCCCACCCATTGGCAGAGCCGCTGGGAGGGCCGCATGTCGACCGCCCGGCGCGTCCATCAGCGCGAATGGACCAAGCCCGTGCGCGAAGACTGGGTGCGGGCCATCGCCGACGCCGTCAACGAAAGCGACAAACCGGTCGTTCTCGTCGCCCATTCCCTTGGCGTCGCCGCTGCCGTCCAGGCCGTGCCGCTGTTCGAAAAGCCTGTCGCCGGGGCCTTCTTCGTCGCGCCCCCGGATGTCGCCAATCCGCTGCTGCGACCAAAGCACCTGATGACGTTCGGGCCGTATCCACGCGAGCCCCTGCCCTTCCCCTCGGTCGTCGTCGCCAGCCGCAACGATCCGTTCTCGAGCTTCGAGGCGGCCGAGGACGCCGCGGGCGCCTGGGGCTCGCTGTTCATCGACGCCGGCGAGTCGGGCCATCTGAACCACGAGAGCGGCCATGGCCCCTGGCCGGAAGGCCTGCTGACCTTCGGCAAGTTCATTTCGGGATTGAAGCTGCCGGAGTAG
- the cls gene encoding cardiolipin synthase — protein sequence MEMNIQFSLWSTTLFVANWAIIIGALIVIPFRRSPAAAQGWLLLFFFQPFAAAALYFFIGDARHPKWRRERIKDVPSVVFNAIQDIPSIAEAGLTLGPRSRTAAHLVQTLGKLPCLAGNSIDLDPNYNRVVDRITADIDAAVHHAHAMFYILHDDEAGNKVLSALERAARRGVKCRLLIDAVGSSHDRNAIARRLDGSGVEIRLILPLRFWRRATRADLRNHRKIVVVDGRIGWVGSQNMHQIEYEPNTFYREVMARVSGPVVLELQAIFIGDWFLETDEDISSPELMPMPAATDGGVVAQVMPSGPDHPAGRLDTLFTDLVHSARERIVLTTPYFIPNEPLSLALQTAVQKGVKVTLFVTATTNSFLIDHAQRSYYDELLESGVEVMLYRERFLHAKHLSIDDDIAVIGSANMDRRSFELNSEVTLIVYDAGVVAQMRLIENDYRAKSARLMPDDWNQRGVVTKLVENATRLISPLL from the coding sequence ATGGAAATGAACATTCAGTTCAGTCTCTGGTCCACAACCCTCTTCGTGGCGAACTGGGCGATCATCATCGGCGCCCTGATCGTGATTCCCTTCCGCCGCTCGCCGGCGGCCGCGCAGGGCTGGCTGCTCCTCTTCTTCTTTCAGCCTTTCGCAGCCGCCGCGCTGTATTTCTTCATCGGCGACGCGCGCCACCCCAAATGGCGGCGGGAGCGCATCAAGGACGTGCCATCCGTCGTCTTCAACGCGATCCAGGACATTCCCTCGATCGCCGAGGCGGGGCTGACGCTCGGCCCCCGCAGCCGGACGGCCGCCCATCTCGTCCAGACGCTCGGGAAATTGCCCTGCCTTGCCGGCAACAGCATCGACCTCGACCCGAATTACAACCGCGTCGTCGACCGCATCACCGCCGACATCGACGCGGCTGTGCATCATGCCCATGCCATGTTCTACATCCTCCACGACGACGAAGCCGGCAACAAGGTCCTGAGCGCCCTGGAACGCGCCGCGCGCCGCGGCGTCAAGTGTCGGCTCCTGATCGACGCCGTCGGATCGTCGCATGACCGAAACGCCATTGCGCGAAGGCTCGACGGCAGCGGCGTCGAGATCCGGCTGATCCTGCCATTGCGTTTCTGGCGCCGCGCGACGCGGGCCGACCTTCGCAACCACCGCAAGATCGTCGTCGTCGACGGGCGCATCGGCTGGGTCGGATCGCAGAACATGCACCAGATCGAGTACGAGCCGAATACCTTCTACCGCGAGGTGATGGCCCGCGTGTCGGGACCTGTCGTCCTGGAACTGCAGGCGATTTTCATCGGCGATTGGTTCCTCGAGACTGACGAGGACATTTCGTCCCCGGAATTGATGCCCATGCCCGCGGCGACCGACGGTGGCGTCGTCGCACAGGTCATGCCGAGCGGCCCGGACCATCCGGCCGGACGGCTCGACACGCTGTTCACCGATCTCGTTCATTCGGCCCGCGAGCGCATTGTCCTCACCACACCCTACTTCATTCCGAATGAACCGCTGTCCCTGGCGCTGCAGACGGCCGTCCAGAAGGGCGTGAAGGTGACGCTCTTTGTCACCGCGACGACCAACAGCTTCCTGATCGACCACGCCCAGCGCTCTTACTACGACGAACTCCTGGAATCGGGCGTCGAGGTGATGCTGTACCGGGAGCGTTTCCTGCACGCCAAGCATCTCTCGATCGACGACGACATCGCCGTGATCGGCTCGGCCAACATGGATCGCCGCTCCTTCGAGCTGAATTCGGAAGTGACGCTGATCGTCTACGATGCGGGCGTCGTGGCGCAGATGCGCCTGATCGAGAACGACTACCGCGCCAAGAGCGCGCGGCTGATGCCGGACGACTGGAACCAGCGCGGTGTCGTCACGAAGCTGGTCGAGAACGCGACGCGCCTGATCAGCCCCTTGCTCTGA
- the grxD gene encoding Grx4 family monothiol glutaredoxin yields the protein MTGINDWIDNEVKTNDIVVFMKGTPAFPQCGFSGQVVQILDYLGVGYKGVNVLASDELRQGIKTYGGWPTIPQIYVKGEFVGGSDILREMFQAGELKDFFEEKGISTAAPVAAEG from the coding sequence ATGACCGGCATCAACGACTGGATCGACAACGAGGTGAAGACCAACGACATCGTGGTCTTCATGAAAGGCACCCCCGCCTTCCCGCAGTGCGGCTTCTCCGGCCAGGTGGTCCAGATCCTCGACTACCTCGGCGTCGGCTACAAGGGCGTCAATGTCCTGGCGTCGGACGAGCTGCGCCAGGGCATCAAGACCTATGGCGGCTGGCCGACCATTCCGCAGATCTACGTCAAGGGCGAGTTCGTCGGCGGGTCGGACATCCTGCGCGAGATGTTCCAGGCAGGCGAGCTGAAGGACTTCTTCGAGGAAAAGGGCATCTCCACCGCCGCACCCGTCGCTGCCGAGGGCTGA